In the genome of Gloeotrichia echinulata CP02, one region contains:
- the shc gene encoding squalene--hopene cyclase — MQTQDRVNVNQVAGAIAASQKYLLSIQNPAGYWWAELESNVTITAEAVLLHKIWGTDKTRPLHKVEAYLRSQQREHGGWELFYGDGGEISTSVEAYMALKLLGVPASDPAMIQARAFILQHGGISKTRIFTKLHLALIGCYDWRGLPSLPPWVMLLPSAFPVNIYELSSWARSSTVPLLIVFDRKPVFITDPTINLDELYTEGVNQVKYELPRNGDWTDLFITLDQGFKFAESLNLVPFREEGIKAAQKWILERQEATGDWGGIIPAMLNSLLALRCLDYDVSDPIIERGLIAVDNFAIITEDSYRVQPCVSPVWDTAWVIRALIDSGMTPDHPAVVQAGEWLLSKQILDYGDWAVKNHQGQPGAWAFEFDNRFYPDVDDSAVVVMALDQAKLPNEKLKQAAINRTLKWIASMQCKPGGWAAFDIDNDQDWLNAVPYGDLKAMIDPNTADVTARVVEMLGACNLLIDDRNLERAIAYLMDEQETAGCWFGRWGVNYIYGTSGVISALALIEPQRHKHSIARGAAWLVACQNPDGGWGETCRSYDDPSLKGQGTSTASQTAWALIGLIAAGEATSNFARDTIERGIAYLLATQKPDGTWYEADFTGTGFPCHFYLKYHLYQQYFPLIALGRYQALSLRD, encoded by the coding sequence ATGCAAACACAAGATAGAGTAAATGTCAATCAAGTCGCCGGGGCGATCGCCGCTAGCCAAAAATATCTGCTTTCCATTCAAAATCCGGCAGGTTACTGGTGGGCAGAGTTAGAATCTAATGTCACCATCACCGCTGAAGCTGTCCTCTTACATAAAATTTGGGGGACAGATAAAACTCGACCTTTGCACAAAGTCGAAGCCTATTTACGTTCTCAACAACGCGAGCATGGAGGTTGGGAGCTTTTTTACGGCGATGGCGGTGAAATTAGCACTTCGGTGGAAGCTTATATGGCGCTGAAGTTGCTGGGTGTACCAGCTAGCGATCCGGCGATGATTCAGGCACGGGCTTTTATTCTCCAACATGGTGGTATCAGCAAAACTCGCATTTTTACCAAGTTACACCTAGCCCTGATTGGCTGCTACGACTGGCGCGGTTTACCTTCCCTACCACCTTGGGTCATGCTTCTACCCTCGGCTTTCCCAGTCAATATATATGAGTTGTCTAGTTGGGCACGTTCTAGTACCGTACCTCTACTGATTGTATTTGACCGTAAACCTGTTTTTATCACTGACCCAACCATCAATTTAGATGAACTTTATACTGAAGGTGTTAATCAAGTTAAGTATGAATTGCCTCGAAATGGCGATTGGACAGATTTATTTATCACCCTAGATCAAGGGTTTAAGTTCGCAGAAAGCCTAAATTTAGTACCCTTCCGGGAAGAAGGTATTAAAGCGGCCCAAAAATGGATATTAGAACGCCAAGAAGCTACAGGCGATTGGGGGGGAATTATTCCGGCGATGCTAAATTCACTCCTAGCTTTGCGGTGTCTGGATTACGATGTCTCTGACCCGATTATCGAACGCGGACTTATAGCAGTTGACAATTTTGCCATTATTACAGAAGATAGCTACCGCGTGCAACCCTGTGTCTCACCAGTCTGGGATACAGCTTGGGTCATCCGGGCTTTGATAGATTCTGGCATGACACCAGATCATCCCGCTGTGGTACAGGCTGGAGAATGGTTATTGTCGAAGCAAATTCTCGATTATGGAGATTGGGCTGTCAAAAATCACCAGGGTCAACCAGGGGCTTGGGCTTTTGAGTTTGACAATCGCTTTTATCCCGATGTCGATGATTCTGCTGTGGTGGTCATGGCTTTAGATCAGGCGAAACTCCCCAATGAAAAGTTAAAACAGGCAGCGATTAACCGTACCCTGAAATGGATTGCTTCTATGCAGTGTAAACCAGGCGGTTGGGCAGCGTTTGATATTGATAATGATCAAGACTGGTTGAACGCCGTACCCTATGGCGACTTGAAAGCCATGATTGACCCAAACACCGCAGATGTTACCGCCAGAGTGGTAGAAATGCTGGGGGCTTGTAACCTGTTAATTGATGATCGTAATTTAGAAAGAGCGATCGCCTATCTGATGGATGAGCAAGAAACCGCAGGCTGTTGGTTTGGTCGTTGGGGAGTCAATTATATATATGGTACCAGTGGCGTGATCTCTGCCCTTGCCCTAATTGAACCACAAAGACATAAACACAGTATCGCACGGGGAGCAGCTTGGTTAGTCGCATGTCAAAATCCAGATGGTGGTTGGGGCGAGACTTGTCGCAGCTATGATGATCCTAGCCTCAAAGGACAAGGGACAAGTACCGCATCTCAAACTGCTTGGGCGTTAATTGGGCTAATCGCCGCCGGTGAAGCCACTAGCAATTTTGCTCGTGACACCATTGAGCGAGGAATTGCTTACCTTTTAGCGACACAAAAGCCTGATGGTACTTGGTACGAGGCAGATTTTACAGGAACCGGCTTCCCCTGCCATTTTTATTTAAAATATCACCTCTATCAGCAATATTTTCCTTTAATAGCTTTAGGTCGCTATCAAGCACTTAGCTTGAGGGATTAG
- a CDS encoding transposase yields MPNYRRAKVAGATYFITQVTHHRQPWLISDIARLALRAAITHVRQKYPFTIDAFVLLPDHFHCLWTLPEGDSDFSTRLRLIKTFVTKQYGEKLEINADISNSRQKRKERNLWQRRFWEHLIRDERDFVKHCDYIHYNPVRHKLCQIPQDWQFSSIHRFITQGIYPPNWGMNEITEMPNTIWDT; encoded by the coding sequence ATGCCCAATTACCGCCGAGCTAAAGTTGCTGGTGCTACTTATTTCATTACTCAAGTAACCCATCATCGTCAACCTTGGCTTATCAGCGACATCGCACGCCTTGCACTCCGCGCTGCTATTACTCATGTTCGTCAAAAATACCCCTTCACTATCGATGCATTTGTTTTACTACCCGATCATTTTCATTGTTTATGGACATTACCAGAAGGAGATAGCGATTTCTCAACTCGATTGCGATTAATTAAAACCTTTGTCACTAAACAATATGGGGAGAAATTAGAAATTAATGCTGATATTTCTAACTCTCGACAAAAACGCAAAGAGCGCAATTTATGGCAAAGACGATTTTGGGAACATTTAATTCGGGATGAAAGAGATTTTGTCAAGCATTGCGATTATATTCATTACAATCCTGTGCGACATAAATTATGTCAGATTCCCCAGGATTGGCAATTTTCCAGCATTCATCGATTTATCACCCAAGGCATTTATCCGCCAAATTGGGGGATGAATGAAATTACAGAAATGCCTAATACCATTTGGGATACGTAG
- a CDS encoding LD-carboxypeptidase → MINRRNLLIGLAASSSILALPLKPGKASEPPLLKPKRLQAGSVVGIVSPASATFVREELEVVTDAVKALGLVPRLAPHLLERYGYLAGKDQQRAADINQFFSDVSVAAILPIRGGWGCSRILPYLDYKLIRQNPKIIIGFSDLTALILGLNAQTNLVTFHGPNGLTSWRTTQTEYFRRVLFNGETVTFQNLKDGDDETRLMQVKNRIQTITSGRARGKLIGGNLSVLSGIVGSPYVPNLQGAILFVEDIGENIYRIDRMMTHLKIAGLFDKLAGFIFGQCKGCSPDADYGSLTLEEVVTDHIKPLGIPAWSGAMIGHIEPILTLPIGLQVEIDADTGTIRMLEPAVV, encoded by the coding sequence ATGATTAACCGCCGTAATTTGCTCATTGGTTTAGCTGCTAGTTCCTCAATCTTAGCTTTACCCCTCAAACCGGGGAAAGCATCAGAGCCACCATTATTAAAACCCAAACGGTTGCAAGCTGGCTCTGTAGTAGGAATTGTCAGTCCTGCAAGTGCAACCTTCGTCCGTGAAGAATTAGAGGTGGTGACAGATGCAGTTAAAGCTTTGGGACTTGTCCCCCGCCTTGCGCCTCATCTACTAGAACGTTATGGTTATTTAGCAGGGAAAGATCAACAACGTGCTGCTGACATTAATCAGTTTTTTAGTGATGTTTCTGTAGCCGCTATTTTACCAATCCGTGGTGGTTGGGGATGTAGTCGAATTTTGCCTTATTTAGATTACAAACTCATCCGTCAAAATCCCAAAATTATTATCGGTTTTAGTGATTTAACAGCTTTAATTCTCGGTTTGAATGCTCAGACAAACCTAGTCACATTTCACGGACCAAACGGACTAACTTCATGGAGAACAACCCAGACAGAATATTTTCGCCGTGTGTTATTTAACGGTGAAACTGTGACTTTTCAAAACCTCAAAGATGGAGATGATGAAACCCGTCTGATGCAAGTTAAGAATCGCATACAAACTATTACTTCTGGTCGCGCACGTGGTAAGCTCATCGGTGGGAATCTTTCAGTTTTATCGGGAATTGTCGGTTCTCCCTATGTACCAAATTTACAAGGTGCAATTTTATTTGTAGAAGATATTGGTGAAAATATATATCGTATTGACCGCATGATGACTCACCTAAAAATTGCGGGGCTATTTGACAAACTTGCTGGTTTTATTTTTGGACAATGTAAGGGATGTTCGCCTGACGCTGACTACGGTTCTCTCACCTTAGAAGAAGTAGTCACAGATCATATTAAGCCTTTAGGTATTCCAGCTTGGTCTGGTGCCATGATTGGTCATATCGAACCAATATTGACATTACCTATTGGTTTACAGGTGGAAATAGACGCTGATACTGGAACAATTCGGATGCTAGAACCTGCTGTGGTTTGA
- a CDS encoding homoserine dehydrogenase, whose product MGVKLGILGLGTVGTGTVKLLQDTTGRHPLLQEIEIYRVGVRSQGKPREVELPEGVMTTDLESIVNDPEVDIVVEVMGGLEPARSLILQALRNGKHVVTANKAAIARFGAEIFTTANQAGVYVLLEAAVGGGIPVVQPLKQFLSVNRIYTITGIVNGTTNYILTRMQTEGSNFSDVLADAQRLGYAEADPTADVDGLDAGDKIAILASLGFGGRINLQDVYCEGIRQVSKTDIAYAEKLGFVIKLLAIAKRVTPSSPLSVRVHPTLVPKAHPLASINGVYNAILVEGEPIGQVMFFGPGAGAGATASAVSSDILNLVATLKTSTTNPNPLLTCGHHDYCEIAPIAELVTRFYTRFLTRDEPGVIGQLGTCFGNYGVSLESIVQTGFQGELAEIVVVTHDVREGNFRQALEQIRNLEGIDSIPSLLRVL is encoded by the coding sequence GTGGGCGTGAAACTGGGAATCCTCGGATTAGGCACTGTGGGAACGGGTACAGTCAAATTGTTGCAAGATACAACTGGACGCCACCCATTGTTGCAAGAGATAGAAATATATCGGGTGGGAGTGCGATCGCAGGGTAAACCCCGTGAGGTAGAACTGCCAGAGGGTGTCATGACTACAGATTTAGAGTCAATTGTCAATGACCCAGAAGTGGATATAGTCGTGGAAGTGATGGGCGGACTAGAACCAGCGCGATCGCTGATTCTCCAAGCTCTACGAAATGGTAAGCATGTTGTCACCGCCAATAAAGCGGCGATCGCCCGTTTTGGGGCAGAAATTTTCACAACTGCTAATCAAGCCGGCGTATATGTCTTATTAGAAGCTGCTGTGGGTGGTGGTATCCCCGTCGTTCAACCCCTAAAGCAATTTTTAAGTGTTAACCGTATTTATACTATAACTGGCATTGTCAACGGTACTACTAATTACATTTTGACACGGATGCAAACCGAAGGCAGCAACTTCAGCGATGTGTTAGCTGATGCCCAACGATTGGGTTACGCTGAAGCTGACCCCACCGCTGATGTCGATGGCTTAGACGCAGGGGATAAAATTGCCATCCTCGCATCATTAGGCTTTGGCGGACGGATTAACCTACAAGATGTTTATTGTGAGGGAATTCGGCAAGTTAGTAAAACAGATATCGCCTATGCCGAAAAATTAGGCTTTGTCATCAAACTTTTAGCGATCGCCAAACGAGTTACTCCCTCGTCTCCCCTCTCGGTTCGCGTTCATCCCACCTTAGTACCTAAAGCACACCCCTTAGCTAGTATTAACGGTGTGTATAATGCCATTCTCGTAGAAGGTGAACCCATTGGTCAGGTAATGTTTTTTGGACCTGGTGCAGGTGCTGGAGCAACAGCTAGCGCAGTATCATCGGATATCTTAAATCTAGTAGCTACCCTCAAGACCAGTACAACTAACCCCAATCCCCTATTAACTTGTGGGCATCACGATTACTGCGAAATTGCGCCAATTGCGGAACTTGTGACGCGCTTTTATACCCGATTTTTGACGAGAGACGAACCGGGAGTGATTGGTCAATTGGGTACTTGCTTTGGCAATTATGGCGTAAGCTTAGAATCGATTGTCCAAACCGGTTTTCAGGGAGAACTAGCAGAAATTGTAGTTGTCACCCACGACGTTCGGGAAGGGAACTTCCGCCAAGCTTTAGAACAAATACGTAACCTGGAAGGGATAGATAGTATTCCTAGCTTACTGCGCGTACTGTGA
- a CDS encoding DUF4351 domain-containing protein, with product MSQFPHDQFAKNLLESLLSPYGQVKTALTLNSEVREIDVYFTPNANLSATSDLGLLAQCAANSAAFEPFRNPVTALEIRSCMSKLYDLHLEIIRQARREKQQKIADEDLPWLWIFTPTLAAPTLLGFGAINEVESWGSGVYLLPPLQKTGIIVIHQLPATPQTLWLRLLGKGKVQSQAITEVGALPADSPYRANALELFSNLRVILEAKQNMEPEERELIMQLSPLYLEKIREAEERGIEQGELRGQVEGKLALVVRLLARRLKVEQLPSDLLLQIQSLPLVKLEELGEALLDFQQMANLMVWLTNNHPQI from the coding sequence ATGAGCCAATTTCCTCACGACCAATTTGCGAAGAACTTGCTAGAGTCGCTGCTGTCACCCTACGGTCAAGTCAAAACAGCGCTGACGCTCAATAGTGAAGTGCGCGAAATTGATGTCTACTTTACCCCGAATGCCAATTTATCTGCTACTTCAGACCTGGGTTTATTGGCTCAATGTGCTGCAAATTCAGCAGCATTTGAACCATTTCGTAATCCCGTAACGGCGCTAGAGATTCGCAGTTGTATGTCGAAACTCTATGACTTACACTTAGAAATCATCCGCCAAGCTAGACGCGAAAAGCAACAGAAGATAGCTGATGAAGATTTACCTTGGTTATGGATTTTCACACCGACCCTAGCTGCACCAACATTGTTAGGCTTTGGTGCTATAAATGAGGTAGAGAGTTGGGGAAGCGGTGTATATTTGCTACCGCCACTTCAAAAAACCGGAATCATTGTGATTCACCAGTTACCAGCAACGCCACAAACCCTGTGGTTGAGATTGTTGGGAAAAGGAAAAGTCCAGTCCCAGGCGATTACCGAAGTAGGCGCATTACCAGCGGATAGTCCCTATCGTGCAAATGCACTGGAGCTATTTAGCAACCTGCGGGTGATTCTGGAAGCGAAACAAAATATGGAACCAGAAGAACGGGAGTTAATCATGCAGTTATCACCTCTTTATTTAGAAAAAATTAGAGAAGCTGAAGAGCGGGGTATTGAGCAGGGTGAACTACGAGGACAAGTTGAAGGGAAATTAGCTTTAGTTGTGCGTCTGTTAGCTAGACGTTTGAAGGTGGAACAATTACCATCAGATCTGCTGTTGCAAATTCAATCTCTCCCCCTAGTTAAGCTCGAAGAGTTAGGCGAAGCTTTGTTAGATTTTCAGCAAATGGCGAATTTGATGGTTTGGTTAACAAATAATCATCCTCAAATTTAG
- a CDS encoding glycosyltransferase encodes MAAIVFGLTLLSLVIWIGLLSLRGQFWRTDQRLEVADIPLQSLPRVCAVIPARNEADLLPITLRSLLNQDYPGEFNVFLVDDRSTDGTEACAQGVAYAVNKPQQLHIISGEPLPHGWSGKLWAVEQGIQNASGFTPDYYLLTDADIEHDISNLRRMVAKAEKDDLDMVSVMVRLRCQSFWEHLLIPAFVFFFQKLYPFRWVNNPKNATAAAAGGSILIRSQALQQIGGISTIRQALIDDCSLADAVKKRGRNHPSSKGRIWLGLSTLTCSLRPYPDLDTIWNMVARTAYTQLNYSPLLLAGTVVAMTLIYLVPPAAIILGGLLGSQAITLTGLLAWVLMTLAYLPTIRFYKCPPWLALCLPAIAFLYTLMTVDSAIRHTQGRGGSWKGRVYP; translated from the coding sequence ATGGCTGCAATTGTGTTCGGATTAACGCTTTTATCCTTAGTCATCTGGATAGGACTACTGAGTTTACGAGGGCAATTTTGGCGGACAGACCAGCGATTAGAGGTTGCAGACATTCCGTTGCAATCTTTACCGAGGGTTTGTGCAGTCATTCCTGCGCGTAACGAAGCTGATTTGCTCCCAATTACCCTGCGATCGCTTCTCAATCAAGACTATCCCGGTGAGTTTAACGTATTTTTAGTAGACGATCGCAGCACCGATGGTACAGAAGCTTGTGCCCAAGGGGTTGCCTACGCTGTCAATAAACCCCAACAATTACATATTATCTCTGGAGAACCCCTGCCTCATGGTTGGTCGGGGAAACTCTGGGCTGTGGAACAAGGGATTCAAAATGCAAGTGGATTCACACCAGACTATTATTTACTAACCGATGCAGATATTGAGCATGATATTAGTAATCTGCGGCGAATGGTAGCCAAAGCCGAAAAAGACGATTTAGATATGGTGTCTGTGATGGTGCGGCTGAGATGTCAAAGCTTTTGGGAACATCTGTTAATCCCCGCTTTCGTCTTTTTCTTTCAAAAACTCTACCCTTTTCGTTGGGTGAATAACCCAAAAAATGCAACTGCAGCAGCTGCTGGCGGTTCTATCTTGATTCGCTCACAAGCATTACAGCAAATCGGCGGGATTTCCACTATTCGCCAAGCCTTAATTGACGATTGTAGCCTAGCTGATGCCGTTAAAAAGAGGGGGAGAAATCATCCATCCTCAAAAGGACGCATCTGGTTAGGACTGAGTACGTTAACTTGTAGTTTGCGTCCCTATCCTGATTTAGATACAATTTGGAATATGGTAGCGCGGACTGCTTACACCCAATTAAATTATTCTCCGCTGCTGTTAGCGGGAACAGTCGTCGCCATGACCTTGATTTATTTGGTTCCACCAGCGGCTATAATTCTAGGTGGGTTGCTGGGGAGTCAAGCAATCACACTTACGGGTTTATTAGCTTGGGTATTGATGACCTTGGCTTATCTCCCAACAATTCGGTTTTATAAATGTCCACCTTGGTTAGCTTTGTGCTTACCTGCGATCGCTTTTCTTTACACCCTGATGACTGTCGATTCTGCCATCCGTCATACCCAAGGGCGCGGCGGTTCTTGGAAAGGCCGAGTTTATCCTTGA
- a CDS encoding cation diffusion facilitator family transporter: MTYDNRATVRRVLIITLLLNLFVMALKAVVGYSTGSLSLLADALHSVTDSANNILGLITSKFSSPHPDREHPYGHQKFEAVGALGISAFLGIACFEIIQGAVERILKGGEPVKVSAPELWLLLLVLGVNIFVTFYERSEGKRVGSPILIADATHTMSDVWVTIAVLGGLIGIWWLNIQWLDVFLAFPVALLVFWSGWSVLKENLPSLVDEMAIAPEAIHAIAVGVPGVINCHDIASRGVLGRQMFIEMHLIVEAPDVETAHRITEAVESRLEENFRPVRILIHVEPPAYESKKISFD; encoded by the coding sequence ATGACTTACGACAATCGCGCGACGGTGAGAAGAGTTTTAATTATTACCCTACTGCTAAATTTATTTGTGATGGCGTTAAAAGCAGTGGTGGGCTACTCAACAGGTTCTCTCAGCTTGCTAGCAGATGCTTTGCATAGTGTGACGGATAGCGCCAACAACATTTTAGGATTGATTACTAGTAAGTTTTCTTCGCCACACCCAGACCGGGAACATCCCTACGGACACCAGAAATTTGAAGCTGTGGGAGCATTAGGTATTTCTGCTTTTTTAGGAATAGCATGTTTTGAAATTATCCAGGGAGCAGTCGAGAGAATTCTCAAAGGTGGTGAACCTGTAAAAGTATCAGCGCCTGAATTATGGCTATTACTGCTGGTGTTGGGGGTGAATATTTTTGTTACCTTTTATGAACGCAGTGAAGGTAAGCGAGTAGGTAGCCCAATTCTGATTGCTGATGCTACTCATACCATGAGCGATGTTTGGGTGACAATCGCTGTCCTTGGTGGTTTGATTGGGATTTGGTGGTTAAATATTCAATGGTTGGATGTATTTTTAGCCTTTCCTGTCGCTTTGTTAGTGTTTTGGAGTGGTTGGTCAGTTTTAAAAGAAAATCTGCCTTCCCTTGTAGATGAAATGGCGATCGCACCGGAAGCCATACATGCGATCGCCGTTGGTGTTCCTGGAGTAATTAACTGTCATGACATCGCTTCTCGCGGTGTTCTTGGTCGTCAAATGTTTATTGAAATGCATTTAATAGTAGAAGCACCAGACGTAGAAACAGCCCACCGCATCACCGAAGCGGTAGAAAGCCGACTCGAAGAAAATTTCCGTCCAGTCAGAATTTTAATACACGTCGAGCCACCAGCATATGAATCTAAAAAAATTAGCTTTGATTAA
- a CDS encoding cation-transporting P-type ATPase yields MAPHSPVWTLTTEQVYKTLSTSAQGLSESETAIRIKHYGFNELPEPARRSLLLRFIDQLTHFMALLLWVAGTLAFISGTPELAWSIWAVIWINAGFSFWQEFQAEQALAALNKMLPAQAKVYRDGKLCEIAVREMVPGDVMELEEGDRISADARLVSAQSLYVDVSVLTGESLPVARLAEPVVTEKMRASEASNLVFAGSTVAAGRGLAVVYATGTQTEFGQVAHLTATVKREPSTLEVQINRVVHVITAIALGMGVLVFLLTNLLVGMGAKESFIFAIGIIVAFVPEGLLPTVTLALAIGVKRMAKRNALVRRLSAVETLSATTVICTDKTGTLTKNEMTVRQLWIPTTEIEVTGVGYEPTGEVRLTNQRQESQVNLLLTGAALCSNARLNHPAGSSQWQEIGDPTEAALLVAALKKGLNLEQLQGQMKRIQEVPFDSRRRMMSVLLQKTADDSGLGLELEGQSSHVKTLTAPYLIFTKGSPLDVLQHCQQILKDGHIEPLSAAARAEVTAANDTFASRGYRVLGVATQQKQERPPQAAQELEQNLIFVGLVAMIDPPRPEVAEAIARCHQAGIQVTMVTGDYGLTAEAIARRIGLVDGKVRVVTGEEMGHISDAQLRQILQQKSGLVFARVMPEQKLRLVQAYIAMGHIVAVTGDGVNDAPALRSANIGIAMGMSGTDVAREAADIVLIDDNFATIVSAIEQGRAVYQNIRKFITYILSSNMAEFIPFLAMVFLKIPPALVILQILAIDLGTDMIPALALGAEQPEAGILLQPPRQKSKPLLDMSLLLRAYCFLGLLEGLAGMTGFLLVWWANGYGITELQAMNSAILAHSANATQMAIYHQATTVTLAAIVACQDGNVFACRSERISIFPLGFFSNRLIWLGIAIEWTLILSIIYVPPLQKIFATAPLSPLQWSILLACPPLILMADEVRKQIVQRIDAGHRV; encoded by the coding sequence ATGGCACCTCATTCACCTGTTTGGACGCTAACAACTGAGCAAGTCTATAAAACTCTGTCAACTTCGGCACAGGGACTTTCTGAGTCAGAAACAGCAATCAGAATCAAGCATTACGGGTTTAATGAATTACCCGAACCTGCGAGGCGATCGCTATTACTCCGCTTCATTGATCAATTGACTCATTTCATGGCACTGTTGCTCTGGGTCGCAGGTACCCTAGCTTTTATCTCTGGTACACCAGAACTCGCCTGGTCAATCTGGGCGGTGATTTGGATTAATGCCGGTTTCAGTTTTTGGCAAGAATTCCAGGCTGAACAAGCGTTAGCAGCACTCAATAAAATGTTGCCTGCCCAAGCTAAAGTCTATCGAGATGGGAAGTTATGTGAGATTGCTGTGAGGGAGATGGTGCCGGGAGATGTCATGGAGTTGGAAGAGGGCGATCGCATCTCTGCTGATGCCAGACTGGTTTCAGCACAGTCTTTGTATGTCGATGTCTCAGTGCTGACTGGAGAATCCTTGCCGGTTGCGAGATTAGCTGAACCTGTCGTTACTGAAAAGATGCGTGCGTCGGAAGCCAGCAATCTTGTTTTTGCCGGTTCTACCGTTGCCGCAGGGCGGGGATTAGCTGTAGTTTATGCTACAGGAACTCAGACTGAGTTTGGTCAGGTTGCCCACCTAACCGCAACGGTGAAGCGAGAACCCAGCACCCTGGAAGTTCAAATTAATCGGGTGGTGCATGTAATCACAGCCATCGCCCTCGGCATGGGTGTTTTGGTGTTTCTGCTGACTAATCTGCTGGTGGGTATGGGAGCCAAGGAAAGCTTCATTTTTGCGATCGGCATTATTGTAGCGTTTGTCCCAGAAGGACTGCTACCAACGGTGACTCTGGCTCTAGCAATTGGTGTCAAGCGCATGGCCAAGCGCAATGCTTTGGTGCGTCGTCTGTCGGCAGTGGAGACATTGAGTGCGACAACGGTCATCTGTACGGATAAAACTGGCACACTGACCAAGAATGAGATGACGGTGCGTCAACTCTGGATTCCGACAACTGAGATTGAAGTCACGGGAGTGGGCTACGAGCCAACCGGAGAGGTACGACTGACAAATCAGCGACAGGAGTCACAGGTAAATCTACTGTTGACAGGGGCGGCGCTCTGCTCAAACGCCCGCCTGAACCATCCAGCAGGTTCCAGTCAGTGGCAGGAGATTGGTGATCCTACGGAAGCCGCTCTCCTGGTGGCTGCTCTCAAAAAGGGATTGAATCTGGAACAATTACAGGGTCAGATGAAGAGAATTCAGGAAGTTCCCTTTGATTCGCGCCGACGGATGATGAGTGTTTTGCTACAAAAAACTGCCGATGATTCAGGTTTAGGGTTGGAGTTAGAAGGGCAATCGTCCCATGTCAAAACGCTCACGGCTCCCTATCTAATTTTTACCAAGGGGTCGCCATTGGATGTGCTGCAACACTGTCAACAGATTCTCAAGGATGGGCATATAGAACCATTATCAGCCGCAGCACGGGCAGAGGTGACTGCCGCTAATGATACATTTGCCAGTCGAGGTTATCGAGTTTTGGGCGTTGCTACCCAACAAAAACAGGAGCGCCCACCGCAAGCAGCCCAGGAACTAGAGCAAAATCTGATCTTCGTGGGGTTGGTAGCAATGATTGACCCGCCCAGACCAGAAGTGGCGGAGGCGATCGCTCGATGTCATCAAGCGGGTATCCAGGTGACGATGGTGACGGGGGATTATGGATTAACTGCAGAAGCGATCGCCCGGCGAATTGGTTTGGTTGATGGTAAAGTTAGGGTGGTTACAGGCGAAGAAATGGGTCATATCTCAGATGCCCAACTGCGTCAAATCTTGCAGCAAAAATCTGGGTTAGTCTTTGCCCGTGTGATGCCTGAACAGAAGTTAAGGCTGGTTCAAGCTTACATTGCAATGGGTCATATCGTAGCGGTGACGGGTGATGGGGTGAATGATGCTCCCGCCTTAAGATCTGCAAATATCGGTATTGCGATGGGTATGAGCGGTACGGATGTGGCGCGGGAAGCGGCTGATATTGTGCTGATTGATGATAACTTTGCCACTATCGTCAGTGCGATTGAGCAGGGACGAGCGGTATATCAAAATATTCGTAAGTTTATCACATATATTCTATCATCCAACATGGCAGAGTTTATCCCTTTCCTGGCGATGGTTTTTTTAAAGATTCCCCCAGCTTTGGTAATTCTGCAAATTTTGGCTATCGATTTGGGCACAGATATGATTCCCGCCCTGGCCTTGGGCGCAGAACAACCGGAAGCAGGGATCTTACTTCAACCACCACGCCAGAAGTCGAAACCATTACTGGATATGTCTTTATTGTTGCGTGCCTATTGCTTTCTCGGCTTGCTGGAAGGATTGGCAGGTATGACAGGTTTTCTGCTGGTTTGGTGGGCAAATGGCTACGGGATTACCGAGTTGCAGGCTATGAATTCCGCTATTCTAGCACACTCGGCGAATGCTACCCAGATGGCAATTTATCATCAAGCAACAACTGTGACACTGGCGGCGATTGTCGCTTGTCAGGATGGTAACGTTTTTGCCTGCCGCAGTGAACGCATCTCGATTTTTCCCTTGGGCTTCTTTAGCAACCGTTTGATTTGGTTAGGTATTGCTATTGAGTGGACACTGATTTTATCTATTATCTATGTCCCACCCTTACAAAAAATCTTTGCGACTGCACCCCTATCTCCGTTGCAATGGTCGATTTTGCTTGCGTGTCCACCATTGATACTAATGGCTGATGAAGTGCGAAAGCAAATTGTTCAGAGGATAGATGCGGGTCATCGGGTCTGA